From Citricoccus sp. SGAir0253, a single genomic window includes:
- the prfB gene encoding peptide chain release factor 2 yields the protein MAETDYTAEIKDLRSTLSQIEQVSDVAQIEADIAELEQQASAPDLWDDPEAAQKVTSRLSHRQSELERIKRLASRIDDLEVMVELAAEEDDDAAREDTARELESIRKAMSELEVVTLLSGEYDERDAVVTIRAGAGGVDAADFAEILMRMYLRWAEQRGWSTKVMDTSYAEEAGLKSVTFEVNAPYAFGTLSVEAGTHRLVRISPFDNQGRRQTSFAAVEVIPLIESDDSIEIPESELKIDVFRSSGPGGQSVNTTDSAVRMTHLPTGIVVSMQNEKSQIQNRAAALRVMQSRLLLVRKAEEDAKRKEMAGDVKASWGDQMRSYVLNPYQMVKDLRTNHEEGNPQSVFDGHIDGFIDAGIRWRAGSRAEA from the coding sequence ATGGCTGAGACTGACTACACCGCTGAAATCAAGGACCTCCGCTCCACCCTGTCGCAGATCGAGCAGGTGTCGGACGTGGCCCAGATCGAGGCGGACATCGCCGAGCTGGAGCAGCAGGCCTCCGCGCCGGACCTCTGGGACGACCCCGAGGCCGCGCAGAAGGTCACCTCCCGGCTGTCCCACCGCCAGTCCGAGCTCGAGCGCATCAAGCGCCTCGCCTCGCGGATCGACGACCTGGAGGTCATGGTCGAGCTCGCCGCCGAGGAGGACGACGACGCCGCCCGCGAGGACACCGCGCGCGAGCTGGAGTCCATCCGCAAGGCCATGTCCGAGCTCGAGGTCGTCACGCTGCTGTCCGGCGAGTACGACGAGCGCGACGCCGTGGTCACCATCCGCGCCGGCGCCGGCGGCGTGGACGCCGCCGACTTCGCCGAGATCCTCATGCGCATGTACCTGCGCTGGGCCGAGCAGCGCGGCTGGTCCACGAAGGTCATGGACACCTCCTACGCGGAGGAGGCGGGCCTGAAGTCCGTCACCTTCGAGGTCAACGCGCCCTACGCCTTCGGCACCCTGTCCGTGGAGGCCGGCACCCACCGCCTCGTGCGCATCAGCCCCTTCGACAACCAGGGCCGCCGCCAGACCTCCTTCGCCGCCGTCGAGGTCATCCCGCTCATCGAGTCCGACGACTCGATCGAGATCCCCGAGTCCGAGCTGAAGATCGACGTGTTCCGCTCCTCGGGCCCCGGCGGCCAGTCGGTGAACACCACCGACTCCGCCGTGCGCATGACGCACCTCCCCACCGGGATCGTGGTGTCCATGCAGAACGAGAAGTCCCAGATCCAGAACCGCGCCGCGGCCCTGCGCGTCATGCAGTCCCGGCTGCTGCTCGTGCGCAAGGCCGAGGAGGACGCCAAGCGCAAGGAGATGGCCGGGGACGTCAAGGCCTCCTGGGGCGACCAGATGCGCTCCTACGTGCTCAACCCGTACCAGATGGTCAAGGACCTGCGGACGAACCACGAGGAGGGCAACCCGCAGTCGGTCTTCGACGGGCACATCGACGGGTTCATCGACGCCGGCATCCGCTGGCGAGCCGGGTCCCGCGCCGAGGCCTGA
- a CDS encoding S-layer homology domain-containing protein — translation MMTRTLIPRALAATAALALALPVHAVAAAPAHATVTIPDPDFRACLNAALGRSPADPVSAGQLAGLRSLECPTGGPGAVDDLTGAQYLTGLASLRVAGHRVGDVSALAGLERLADVDLSSNAITDASALAPLAARGARIRLAGQSTAATVPVGEGRVLPAARDSRGVPVPYDDCHADDYADVPVDCADGLRVEADGTVFTPAAPGYHAVSASGRGLDHFSLTVEVTADPVQWFTDVPVGRAFAREVSWMAVRGIARGYADGRFGIAEEVTRGHAAAFLYRLAGEPPVDLPATSPFPDVPRGHGFYAAVVWLRGQGIARGHEDGTFGLDRAVTRGEMAALLHRSVGSPTDPPPPARSPFWDVPPSHGSYRPITWLNAAGVVRGHADGGFGPDDAVTRGQAAALLYRLKHRPGA, via the coding sequence ATGATGACTCGCACCCTCATCCCCCGCGCCCTGGCGGCCACCGCGGCACTGGCCCTGGCGCTGCCGGTCCACGCCGTGGCGGCAGCGCCCGCCCACGCCACCGTCACGATCCCCGACCCGGACTTCCGGGCCTGCCTGAACGCCGCCCTCGGGCGGTCCCCCGCCGACCCCGTGTCCGCCGGGCAGCTGGCGGGCCTGCGGTCCCTGGAGTGCCCCACCGGGGGGCCCGGTGCCGTCGACGACCTGACCGGGGCCCAGTACCTGACCGGGCTGGCCTCCCTGCGCGTGGCGGGCCATCGCGTGGGCGACGTGTCCGCGCTCGCCGGCCTGGAGCGGCTGGCGGACGTGGACCTGTCCTCCAACGCGATCACGGACGCCTCGGCACTGGCGCCGCTCGCCGCCCGCGGCGCGCGGATCCGACTGGCGGGACAGTCCACCGCGGCCACGGTGCCGGTGGGCGAGGGCCGTGTCCTGCCAGCCGCCCGGGACAGCCGCGGGGTCCCGGTGCCGTACGACGACTGCCACGCGGACGACTACGCGGACGTCCCGGTGGACTGCGCCGACGGTCTCCGCGTGGAGGCCGACGGCACCGTCTTCACGCCGGCGGCGCCCGGGTACCATGCCGTGTCCGCCTCGGGACGCGGCCTGGACCACTTCTCCCTGACCGTGGAGGTCACCGCCGACCCCGTGCAGTGGTTCACGGACGTCCCCGTCGGCCGCGCCTTCGCACGCGAGGTGTCCTGGATGGCCGTCCGGGGCATCGCCCGCGGCTACGCCGACGGACGGTTCGGGATCGCCGAGGAGGTCACCCGCGGCCACGCGGCGGCGTTCCTCTACCGGCTCGCGGGAGAGCCGCCCGTGGACCTCCCGGCGACCTCACCGTTCCCCGACGTCCCGAGGGGCCACGGCTTCTACGCCGCCGTCGTCTGGCTCCGGGGCCAGGGGATCGCCCGGGGCCACGAGGACGGGACCTTCGGCCTGGACCGCGCGGTCACGCGGGGCGAGATGGCGGCCCTGCTGCACCGGTCGGTGGGCTCCCCGACCGACCCGCCCCCGCCGGCGCGTTCGCCCTTCTGGGACGTCCCGCCCTCGCACGGGTCCTACCGTCCGATCACGTGGCTGAACGCCGCGGGGGTCGTCCGGGGCCATGCGGACGGCGGCTTCGGGCCGGACGACGCCGTGACGCGCGGCCAGGCCGCCGCGCTCCTGTACCGGCTGAAGCACCGGCCCGGAGCCTAG
- a CDS encoding S-layer homology domain-containing protein: MISLTSVASPLRVALVGLALVLSAQGAAAAPPAPAGPSSGPAGDERSEAGSLTSEPVPLTVDGVDAADLPVLPSPVRAPRGDEAPRTPATLPPPPAAACEAIAFPDVPAGSTFHAHVSWLACERLATGYGDGTFGAARRMTRAEAALVLYRLSGETHEAGDTVVFHDVPRSSAAFTAVSWMRSRGYATGYANGSFGYGRDVSRGELAAFLYRMAGASHPVTAYSAFVDMTPRTPFFREAAWLQSTGIVTGYADRSFRPTRGISRGEAATFLYSFAQVRDGTRPVPAVDRWTTVATGLHATADPRTPATHTLPAQTGVLRLAEQDGMTRVRTGSTSGWVNTDFLSRGRPGTTEVPYPGTRSLTGRAANTMAPWCWDVPMTTFDGATAWARYRWSGDPDWPSSLRIRELIGLGDDLDPDFVPARAMQLHECAHILQFRAYRYDEGALVSAMERLYPGGPAGGVEHMADCMADAMGAQRVHTSGGRTWTAGYGGTCTMAQRAAARKVIAGLRP, translated from the coding sequence GTGATCTCGCTGACCTCCGTGGCCTCACCCCTCCGCGTGGCGCTGGTCGGACTGGCCCTGGTGCTGTCCGCCCAGGGGGCCGCCGCCGCGCCGCCGGCCCCGGCGGGGCCGTCGTCGGGCCCGGCAGGGGACGAGCGCTCCGAGGCCGGCTCCCTCACCTCCGAGCCGGTGCCGCTCACGGTCGACGGCGTGGATGCCGCGGACCTGCCCGTGCTCCCCTCGCCGGTCCGTGCGCCACGCGGCGACGAAGCGCCCAGGACCCCGGCGACCCTCCCACCCCCGCCCGCGGCCGCCTGCGAAGCGATCGCCTTCCCGGACGTGCCGGCCGGGTCGACGTTCCACGCCCATGTCTCGTGGCTGGCCTGCGAGCGCCTGGCCACCGGGTACGGGGACGGGACATTCGGCGCGGCGCGGAGGATGACCCGTGCCGAGGCCGCGCTGGTCCTGTACCGCCTCTCCGGCGAGACCCACGAGGCCGGGGACACGGTGGTCTTCCATGACGTCCCGCGCTCCAGCGCGGCGTTCACCGCGGTGTCCTGGATGCGGTCCCGGGGCTACGCCACGGGTTACGCGAACGGGAGCTTCGGCTACGGACGGGACGTCAGCCGCGGGGAACTGGCGGCCTTCCTCTACCGGATGGCCGGGGCCAGTCACCCCGTGACGGCGTACTCCGCCTTCGTCGACATGACGCCGCGGACACCCTTCTTCCGCGAGGCGGCCTGGCTGCAGTCCACGGGGATCGTCACCGGCTATGCCGACCGCAGCTTCCGGCCCACGCGAGGCATCTCCCGCGGAGAGGCCGCGACGTTCCTCTACTCCTTCGCGCAGGTGCGGGACGGCACGCGCCCCGTACCGGCGGTCGACCGGTGGACGACCGTCGCCACCGGACTCCACGCCACGGCCGACCCGCGCACGCCTGCCACCCACACCCTGCCGGCCCAGACAGGCGTGCTGCGGCTCGCGGAGCAGGACGGGATGACACGGGTGCGGACCGGATCCACGAGCGGGTGGGTCAACACGGACTTCCTGTCCCGGGGACGGCCGGGGACCACGGAGGTGCCCTACCCGGGCACGCGATCGCTCACCGGCCGTGCGGCCAACACCATGGCGCCGTGGTGCTGGGACGTCCCCATGACCACGTTCGACGGCGCCACCGCCTGGGCGCGGTACCGGTGGTCGGGCGACCCGGACTGGCCCTCCTCCCTGCGGATCCGGGAACTGATCGGGCTGGGCGACGACCTCGATCCGGACTTCGTCCCCGCCCGGGCGATGCAACTGCACGAGTGCGCCCACATCCTCCAGTTCCGCGCCTACCGCTACGACGAGGGAGCGCTCGTGTCCGCGATGGAGCGGCTCTACCCCGGGGGCCCGGCCGGGGGCGTGGAGCACATGGCGGACTGCATGGCCGACGCGATGGGCGCGCAACGGGTCCACACGTCCGGCGGACGGACCTGGACCGCCGGTTACGGCGGCACGTGCACCATGGCCCAACGGGCCGCAGCCCGGAAGGTCATCGCCGGGCTGCGTCCTTGA
- a CDS encoding pilus assembly protein TadG-related protein, which yields MRPAVPGRRADPPCPAPGPGTGEEGQTTVLTVGLSVVCLLLATVVLAVTAVNIEARRLLSAADGAAMAAADSYRIDPGRGNAPVLTTDQAGAAVAEYLAAAGAPSRFDALAVRHVAVTDGGRTVEVVLTASAHPPVVNWIVPAGVTVTAASSSRTSLTR from the coding sequence GTGAGGCCCGCCGTGCCCGGCCGCCGGGCGGACCCGCCGTGCCCCGCCCCGGGACCGGGGACGGGGGAGGAGGGCCAGACCACCGTCCTCACGGTGGGGCTGTCGGTCGTGTGCCTGTTGCTGGCCACGGTCGTGCTGGCCGTGACGGCCGTGAACATCGAGGCGCGCCGGCTCCTCTCCGCCGCCGACGGGGCGGCGATGGCGGCCGCCGACAGCTACCGCATCGACCCCGGGCGGGGCAACGCCCCCGTGCTCACGACCGACCAGGCCGGTGCCGCCGTGGCGGAGTACCTGGCGGCCGCCGGCGCCCCCTCCCGGTTCGACGCCCTGGCGGTCCGGCACGTCGCCGTGACCGACGGCGGCCGGACCGTGGAGGTGGTGCTCACGGCCTCGGCCCACCCGCCGGTGGTGAACTGGATCGTGCCGGCCGGGGTCACCGTGACGGCGGCCAGTTCCTCGCGCACCTCGCTGACCCGGTAG
- a CDS encoding TadE family protein — protein MRDGERGSAVAESVMVMALLSVVFAAILQFGLVIHVRNTLIDAASAGARHGALGDRTPDDGAARTRELLAGSIPGGADAEVSAAVVGGPGVPLVRVTVRTSMPMVGFLTGPVTLEADGHAFRY, from the coding sequence ATGCGGGACGGGGAGCGCGGCTCGGCCGTCGCCGAGTCCGTCATGGTGATGGCGCTGCTGTCCGTCGTCTTCGCCGCCATCCTGCAGTTCGGCCTCGTCATCCACGTGCGCAACACGCTCATCGACGCGGCGAGCGCTGGGGCCCGCCACGGCGCCCTGGGGGACCGGACGCCCGACGACGGCGCGGCCCGGACCCGCGAGCTGCTCGCCGGGTCGATCCCGGGCGGGGCCGACGCCGAGGTCTCGGCCGCCGTCGTCGGCGGACCCGGGGTCCCCCTGGTGCGGGTCACGGTCCGCACCTCGATGCCGATGGTCGGCTTCCTGACGGGTCCGGTGACACTGGAGGCGGACGGCCATGCGTTCCGGTACTGA
- a CDS encoding type II secretion system F family protein — protein sequence MSALAVALVLGLTLGCGLALVVSGVPWGWQPSLVRRVEPQLRNRTPASSLLAEHPRVTPWGALGRIMQPVLAEGVRHLDRFNLGQQALERKLEAAGSELSVQDYRAQQLMTAAAGAGAGMVGCVALAVNGGLHPLLGVVTVLCLAVVGFFLRDNVLSAQVKRRRTRILSEFPSIAELFAMSVSAGDSAPGALERVATSARGALAEEFGQVLADMRAGSSVHTALKSCARRIQLAPVERFIEGVLVALERGTPLADVLRAQARDVRELSKRELLESAGRKEIGMMTPLVFGILPLTVIFAIYPGISLMNLGF from the coding sequence ATGAGCGCCCTCGCCGTCGCCCTCGTCCTGGGCCTCACGCTGGGCTGCGGCCTGGCCCTCGTCGTGAGCGGCGTTCCCTGGGGGTGGCAGCCGTCCCTGGTCCGTCGGGTGGAGCCCCAGTTGCGCAACCGGACGCCCGCGTCGTCACTCCTGGCCGAGCACCCGAGGGTCACGCCGTGGGGCGCCCTGGGCCGCATCATGCAGCCCGTGCTGGCCGAGGGCGTGCGCCACCTCGACCGCTTCAACCTGGGGCAACAGGCCCTCGAGCGCAAGCTCGAGGCCGCGGGCTCGGAGCTGTCCGTGCAGGACTACCGGGCGCAGCAGCTCATGACCGCGGCGGCGGGCGCGGGTGCGGGCATGGTCGGCTGCGTGGCCCTCGCCGTCAACGGCGGCCTCCATCCCCTGCTCGGTGTCGTCACGGTGCTGTGCCTGGCCGTGGTCGGGTTCTTCCTGAGGGACAACGTGCTGAGCGCGCAGGTGAAGCGGCGTCGCACCCGGATCCTCAGCGAGTTCCCCTCCATCGCGGAACTGTTCGCCATGTCCGTGAGCGCCGGCGACAGCGCGCCCGGGGCCTTGGAGCGGGTCGCGACGTCGGCGCGCGGTGCGCTCGCGGAGGAGTTCGGCCAGGTGCTGGCCGACATGCGAGCGGGCTCGTCCGTCCACACCGCCCTGAAGTCGTGTGCGCGCCGGATCCAGCTGGCCCCCGTGGAACGCTTCATCGAAGGGGTGCTCGTGGCCCTGGAGCGGGGCACGCCGCTGGCCGATGTCCTGAGGGCGCAGGCCAGGGACGTGCGCGAGTTGTCCAAGCGCGAGTTGCTGGAGTCCGCCGGTCGCAAGGAGATCGGCATGATGACCCCGCTCGTGTTCGGCATCCTTCCGCTGACCGTCATCTTCGCGATCTACCCGGGAATCTCCCTCATGAACCTCGGCTTCTGA
- a CDS encoding type II secretion system F family protein, which translates to MSLLLGLGLGTGLFLVWWSFWPRTPQDRVLVRDGRLRQLLAQAGVEQVGPAGVLAATVGCGVVALLTVFLLTRTLTIALCFSLFGALVPWVTLRWQARKRRTLLRDVWPDAVDHLRSAVRAGLTLPEALIQLGDKGPEELQPAFRDFARDYRSGLRFTDALDNLKFRMADPVADRLVAALRLTRDVGGADLGTLLSTLSEFLREDARTRSELESRQSWTVNAARLAVAAPWIVLLLLGTQPEAVRAYQSLTGLMVLAGGLVVSVVCYQLMLRIGSLPDEKRVL; encoded by the coding sequence ATGTCGCTGCTGCTCGGCCTCGGCCTCGGGACCGGCCTGTTCCTGGTGTGGTGGTCCTTCTGGCCCCGGACGCCGCAGGACCGCGTCCTCGTCCGGGACGGCCGGCTGCGGCAACTGCTGGCCCAGGCCGGCGTCGAGCAGGTGGGACCGGCCGGCGTCCTGGCCGCCACGGTCGGCTGTGGGGTCGTCGCGCTCCTCACGGTCTTCCTGCTCACCCGGACCCTCACGATCGCCCTGTGCTTCTCCCTGTTCGGAGCGCTCGTGCCCTGGGTGACCCTCCGGTGGCAGGCCCGGAAGCGCCGCACGCTGCTGCGCGACGTGTGGCCGGATGCGGTGGACCACCTGCGGTCGGCGGTCCGGGCCGGACTGACCCTGCCGGAGGCGCTCATCCAGCTGGGGGACAAGGGGCCGGAAGAACTGCAGCCGGCCTTCCGGGACTTCGCCCGTGACTACCGTTCCGGCCTGCGGTTCACCGATGCCCTGGACAACCTCAAGTTCCGCATGGCCGACCCGGTCGCCGACCGCCTCGTCGCCGCACTGCGCCTCACGCGGGACGTGGGAGGCGCGGACCTCGGCACGCTGCTGTCCACGCTCTCGGAGTTCCTGCGCGAGGACGCCCGGACCCGCAGTGAACTGGAGTCGCGCCAGTCCTGGACGGTCAACGCGGCCCGGCTGGCCGTGGCGGCCCCGTGGATCGTCCTGTTGCTGCTGGGGACGCAGCCGGAGGCCGTACGGGCGTACCAGTCCCTGACCGGGCTGATGGTCCTGGCCGGCGGCCTGGTCGTCTCGGTGGTCTGCTACCAGCTGATGCTGCGGATCGGCTCGCTCCCGGACGAGAAGAGGGTGCTGTAG
- a CDS encoding CpaF family protein: MEAIRILTDEVRELIRRRGVDPLREPDDVRRLVQDATADYDARSLVGSLPLLPDRDEAVRSVFDAVAGFGALQPLLDDDSVEEIWINAPTAVFCARAGVSELTDITLTEENVRDLVERMLKTSGRRLDLSSPFVDAALPDGSRLHVVIPDITQRHWSVNIRKFVVRAHHLEDLVRSGSLSAEAARYLDAAVDAGLNILVSGATQAGKTTLLNCLSASIGSRERVVTVEEIFELKLPLRDVVQMQCRQPNLEGHGEIALRRLVKEALRMRPDRLIVGEVREAESLDMLVALNSGLPGMCTIHANSASDALAKICTLPLMAGENISRNFVVPTVASCFDLVVHCTRDRRGRRYVEEILAVGTRVEDGVIESSTVFHRVDGRLVLNPSAMLENPKLEAHGYDPRAVAGVA; encoded by the coding sequence ATGGAAGCCATCCGCATCCTGACGGACGAGGTCCGCGAGTTGATCCGTCGCCGGGGCGTCGATCCGCTCCGTGAGCCGGACGACGTGCGGCGCCTGGTGCAGGACGCCACGGCGGACTACGACGCACGGTCCCTCGTCGGGTCCCTCCCGCTGCTCCCGGACCGGGACGAGGCCGTCCGGAGCGTCTTCGACGCCGTGGCCGGGTTCGGGGCGCTGCAGCCACTGCTCGACGACGACTCCGTCGAGGAGATCTGGATCAACGCCCCGACGGCCGTGTTCTGCGCGCGAGCAGGGGTCTCCGAGCTCACGGACATCACCCTGACCGAGGAGAACGTCCGGGACCTGGTCGAGCGGATGCTGAAGACCTCGGGGCGGCGGCTGGACCTGTCCTCGCCGTTCGTCGATGCCGCCCTGCCCGACGGCTCCCGGCTGCACGTGGTGATCCCCGACATCACCCAGCGGCACTGGTCCGTCAACATCCGCAAGTTCGTCGTGCGGGCGCATCACCTCGAGGACCTCGTGCGCTCGGGCTCCCTCAGCGCGGAGGCGGCACGCTACCTGGACGCCGCCGTCGACGCGGGGTTGAACATCCTCGTCTCCGGAGCGACGCAGGCCGGCAAGACGACGCTCCTCAATTGCCTCTCCGCCTCCATCGGCAGCCGGGAACGCGTCGTCACGGTGGAGGAGATCTTCGAGCTGAAGCTGCCGCTGCGGGACGTGGTGCAGATGCAGTGCCGCCAGCCCAACCTGGAAGGCCACGGGGAGATCGCCCTGCGTCGCCTCGTCAAGGAGGCCCTGCGGATGCGACCGGACCGGCTGATCGTGGGCGAGGTCCGGGAGGCCGAGAGCCTGGACATGCTCGTGGCCCTGAACAGCGGCCTGCCCGGGATGTGCACGATCCACGCGAACAGCGCCTCGGACGCCCTGGCGAAGATCTGCACCCTACCCCTCATGGCCGGGGAGAACATCTCGCGGAACTTCGTCGTCCCCACGGTCGCCTCCTGCTTCGACCTCGTGGTGCACTGCACCCGTGATCGCCGCGGACGGCGTTACGTGGAGGAGATCCTTGCCGTCGGCACCCGGGTCGAGGACGGTGTCATCGAGTCGTCGACCGTCTTCCACCGCGTCGACGGCCGCCTGGTCCTCAACCCCTCCGCCATGCTGGAGAACCCCAAGCTGGAGGCCCACGGGTACGATCCCCGCGCCGTGGCAGGAGTGGCCTGA
- a CDS encoding FtsK/SpoIIIE domain-containing protein yields MWLRILGLPDGAAPWWAAHDLGTADGADVEVLLRRHLPGHRFTAAGRPLGRLTPAALQGVPSLTVVARPATSGESGREGGPEVVMVTASGPDAGLLAALPRSGLTVGRNQCDVRVADPFLSAPHFRVVVEPEGVRIEPLGDSTGHPGRRPGTARGHVTGAEPWTRGTTDFRLVRGRPGPLGPRSPLPPLAVDPGPEPTRPNALLQVVMALGPLVVGLALALATGHWFFLLFSLVSVAVAAVMWTQHRTARARHGRRIRREADDLAARVAAVAPGPGALALASRAAVPDRFGVHGASPGPPAVRWGTATATLPVGSAQDRDDWASWSRTCLAVVTELHPGATTRVFGRRSTLDHLVPWLVVQLCRDAVATARGILVRTAEGDSWLGGGRDAAEGTAILAADASRAGIPAGWHLVVLGRGDRVEGLGQGDAVRPDEGTATVGGLEYTGLRWDGLSPTTAARLVDELGASPRPPHRQAPPGLDWPEPGLSGSATAGLRCTLAGGAEPVTLDLVGDGPHVLVAGTTGSGKSELLLTALVGLAAEYPPAEVSYVLMDFKGGSSFAPLSGLPHTMSVETNLVEAESLRTVDALTAELHRREELFLAAGSPDYAAHRRAHPDQLLPRLVVAVDELRVLVEDHPRAASVLARLAATGRSLGFHLLLATQRAQGAVSPDVRSNLGTVVCLRTATEQESWDVLGAPDAHGLDPDRPGHAFIRHGGGPLRAFRAGRFARPPGPPWLEPWDGTTTTARDPDAAPWAGLVQAVADRTAARGLRLPEPVVTPALPDRWVPTEADHRAAGRDAVVLGLADLPRHRRREPVTWEPGRDVPVAWIGVAAGGLHDAARSVIAQLARRAMEHADRPNGTAAAPLAPHTVVLDGVGDLQAGSGLPPNWTVLSPATAPAERLEAAFDGIGTELSGRRPVHVVITGWGRWSVLRVGSGYETVEERLGTLLRDHPPSVLAVALFGGRELAGGRVLAQVPRRFYLPSGSTPEQRMVWPTLHRVPEVPGRAVMVSPGEPAPGIAVQLALRPPARPAEPA; encoded by the coding sequence ATGTGGCTGCGGATCCTGGGCCTGCCCGACGGCGCGGCACCCTGGTGGGCCGCGCACGACCTGGGTACCGCCGACGGCGCCGACGTGGAGGTCCTGTTGCGTCGTCACCTGCCCGGGCATCGCTTCACCGCCGCGGGCCGGCCCCTGGGCCGCCTCACGCCCGCCGCCCTGCAGGGGGTTCCGTCCCTCACCGTCGTCGCCCGTCCAGCCACGTCCGGGGAGTCGGGCCGGGAGGGCGGCCCGGAGGTGGTCATGGTGACCGCGTCGGGTCCCGACGCCGGCCTGCTCGCCGCCCTGCCCCGGTCCGGGCTCACGGTGGGCCGGAACCAGTGCGACGTCCGGGTGGCCGATCCGTTCCTCTCGGCCCCGCACTTCCGGGTGGTCGTGGAGCCGGAGGGCGTGCGCATCGAGCCCTTGGGCGACTCGACCGGGCACCCCGGGCGGCGGCCCGGCACCGCGAGGGGGCACGTCACCGGCGCCGAGCCGTGGACCCGGGGCACCACGGACTTCCGCCTGGTGCGGGGCCGTCCCGGTCCGCTGGGACCCCGGTCCCCCCTTCCGCCACTGGCCGTGGATCCCGGGCCGGAGCCCACGCGGCCGAACGCCCTCCTCCAGGTCGTCATGGCCCTGGGACCCCTCGTGGTGGGGCTGGCCTTGGCGTTGGCGACGGGGCATTGGTTCTTCCTGCTCTTCAGCCTCGTCTCGGTCGCGGTCGCGGCGGTGATGTGGACCCAGCACCGCACGGCGCGGGCACGCCACGGCCGCCGGATCCGGCGGGAGGCCGATGACCTCGCCGCGCGCGTCGCGGCGGTGGCGCCCGGCCCGGGAGCCCTCGCCCTGGCCTCCCGCGCCGCCGTGCCGGACCGCTTCGGGGTCCACGGCGCCTCCCCCGGCCCCCCGGCGGTCCGCTGGGGCACCGCGACGGCCACGCTGCCCGTGGGCTCCGCGCAGGACCGGGACGACTGGGCGTCCTGGTCGAGGACGTGCCTGGCCGTGGTCACCGAGCTCCACCCGGGTGCGACCACCCGGGTGTTCGGCCGCCGCTCCACCCTGGACCACCTCGTCCCGTGGCTGGTGGTCCAACTGTGCCGTGACGCCGTCGCGACGGCACGCGGCATCCTGGTCCGCACCGCGGAGGGCGACTCCTGGCTGGGCGGGGGACGGGACGCCGCCGAGGGAACCGCGATCCTGGCGGCCGACGCCTCCCGGGCCGGCATCCCGGCCGGCTGGCACCTCGTGGTGCTCGGCCGGGGCGACCGGGTCGAGGGGCTCGGGCAGGGTGACGCCGTGAGGCCCGACGAGGGGACCGCCACCGTGGGGGGCCTGGAGTACACCGGCCTGCGCTGGGACGGGCTGTCCCCCACGACGGCCGCCCGGCTCGTGGACGAGCTGGGGGCGAGCCCCCGCCCCCCGCACCGGCAGGCGCCCCCGGGGCTCGACTGGCCGGAGCCCGGGCTGTCCGGGTCGGCGACCGCCGGGCTGCGCTGCACCCTCGCCGGCGGGGCCGAACCGGTCACCCTGGACCTCGTGGGCGACGGCCCCCACGTGCTGGTCGCGGGGACCACCGGCTCGGGGAAGTCGGAACTGTTGCTCACCGCCCTGGTGGGCCTGGCCGCGGAGTACCCGCCGGCCGAGGTGTCGTACGTCCTCATGGACTTCAAGGGCGGATCGTCGTTCGCGCCGTTGTCCGGCCTGCCCCACACCATGTCGGTCGAGACGAACCTCGTCGAGGCCGAGTCATTGCGCACGGTCGATGCGCTGACCGCCGAGCTGCACCGCCGGGAGGAGCTGTTCCTCGCCGCCGGGAGTCCCGACTACGCCGCCCATCGCCGTGCACACCCCGATCAGCTCCTGCCCCGGCTCGTGGTCGCGGTGGACGAACTCCGCGTCCTCGTGGAGGACCATCCCCGGGCGGCGTCGGTCCTGGCCCGGTTGGCAGCCACGGGCCGGTCACTCGGCTTCCACCTCCTCCTGGCCACCCAGCGGGCCCAGGGAGCGGTGAGCCCGGACGTCCGGTCCAACCTCGGCACGGTCGTCTGCCTGCGCACGGCGACGGAGCAGGAGTCGTGGGACGTCCTCGGTGCACCTGACGCCCACGGCCTGGATCCCGACCGCCCCGGACACGCGTTCATCCGCCACGGCGGCGGGCCGCTGCGCGCCTTCCGCGCCGGGCGGTTCGCCCGGCCCCCGGGCCCGCCCTGGCTCGAACCGTGGGACGGCACCACCACGACGGCGCGGGACCCCGACGCGGCCCCGTGGGCAGGCCTCGTCCAGGCCGTCGCGGACCGGACCGCCGCACGCGGCCTGCGCCTCCCGGAGCCCGTCGTCACCCCGGCCCTGCCGGACCGCTGGGTGCCCACGGAGGCCGATCACCGGGCGGCGGGGCGCGACGCCGTCGTCCTGGGGCTGGCCGACCTCCCCCGCCACCGCCGCCGGGAACCGGTGACCTGGGAGCCCGGCCGGGACGTGCCGGTGGCCTGGATCGGCGTGGCGGCCGGAGGGCTGCACGACGCCGCCCGGTCGGTCATCGCCCAGCTCGCCCGGCGGGCCATGGAGCACGCCGACCGGCCGAACGGGACCGCGGCGGCACCCCTGGCGCCGCACACCGTGGTGCTGGACGGCGTCGGGGACCTCCAGGCCGGGAGCGGACTCCCGCCCAACTGGACGGTGCTGTCCCCCGCCACCGCACCGGCGGAGCGGCTGGAGGCCGCCTTCGACGGGATCGGCACCGAGCTGTCGGGGCGGCGCCCCGTCCACGTGGTCATCACGGGATGGGGTCGGTGGTCGGTGCTCCGCGTGGGCTCCGGGTACGAGACGGTGGAGGAGCGCCTCGGCACGCTGCTGCGGGACCACCCGCCCTCTGTGCTGGCCGTCGCCCTGTTCGGCGGGCGGGAACTGGCCGGGGGCCGCGTGCTGGCACAGGTGCCCCGGCGGTTCTACCTGCCGTCCGGGTCCACGCCGGAGCAGCGCATGGTGTGGCCGACCCTGCACCGGGTGCCCGAGGTGCCGGGCCGCGCGGTCATGGTCTCGCCCGGGGAACCGGCCCCCGGGATCGCCGTCCAGCTGGCGCTCAGGCCACCGGCCCGTCCGGCGGAACCGGCGTGA